One stretch of Thalassovita sp. DNA includes these proteins:
- the pyrH gene encoding UMP kinase, with protein MAADTSSPVTIEKDTKFNRVMLKISGEALMGDQGMGLHPPTVERIAREVKTVHDLGVEICMVIGGGNIFRGLSGAAQGMERTTADYMGMLATVMNALAMQSALESIGVFTRVISAIRMDEVCEPYIRRRAVRHLEKKRVCIFAAGTGNPYFTTDTAATLRANEMACEAIFMGKNGVDGIYDKDPATNADAVRYEDITYDEVLAKHLKVMDASAIALARDNNLPLIVFPLDEPGGFKGILAGKGTYTTVHS; from the coding sequence ATGGCCGCCGACACCTCCTCTCCCGTCACCATCGAAAAAGACACCAAGTTCAATCGCGTCATGCTGAAAATCAGCGGTGAGGCCTTGATGGGTGATCAAGGGATGGGGCTGCATCCGCCGACCGTTGAGCGGATCGCGCGGGAAGTGAAGACCGTGCATGATCTGGGTGTTGAGATCTGTATGGTCATCGGCGGCGGCAACATCTTCCGCGGCCTGTCCGGCGCTGCGCAGGGGATGGAGCGAACCACCGCGGATTACATGGGCATGCTGGCCACCGTGATGAACGCACTGGCGATGCAAAGCGCGCTGGAAAGCATCGGGGTCTTCACCCGTGTAATCTCGGCCATCCGGATGGATGAGGTGTGTGAGCCTTATATTCGCCGTCGCGCCGTGCGCCACCTGGAGAAAAAGCGGGTCTGCATTTTTGCGGCCGGCACCGGCAACCCCTATTTCACCACTGACACCGCCGCGACGCTGCGGGCCAATGAAATGGCCTGTGAGGCGATCTTCATGGGCAAAAACGGTGTCGATGGGATCTATGACAAAGACCCGGCCACCAATGCCGACGCGGTGCGTTATGAAGACATCACCTATGATGAGGTTCTGGCCAAGCACCTGAAGGTCATGGATGCCTCAGCTATTGCGCTGGCGCGTGACAACAACCTGCCGCTGATTGTCTTCCCGCTGGATGAACCGGGCGGGTTCAAGGGCATTCTGGCCGGCAAAGGCACCTATACAACTGTGCACAGCTAA